Proteins found in one Bremerella volcania genomic segment:
- a CDS encoding NADPH:quinone reductase has protein sequence MKAAYIEQTGPPEVIQVGEIPTPEPGEGQVLVKVVTAALNPIDTYIRNGANYWELPKPFVTGSDLAGTIEKVGPGASRYQVGQHVWGTNQGLVGRQGTFAEYAVVDEHWLYATPDNVSDDAAAACALTGVTAHLGLGADNAALKTGETIFVHGGSGGVGSMVVQMAKAMGATVLATAGSDEKAELCKELGADYVFNYKTQNVAEEVLKVCPAGVNVIWETIREPDFDFLVSIAAERCRMVLMAGRDARPEFPVGPFYVKGCSLHGFVMFKVSPEEMDVCGQQISRWLSEGKLKPQIGKIFPLAEAAAAHKLQEDNTLRQAGTLAGKILIKP, from the coding sequence ATGAAAGCAGCCTACATTGAACAAACGGGCCCCCCTGAAGTCATCCAGGTTGGTGAAATCCCCACGCCGGAACCGGGCGAAGGTCAGGTATTGGTGAAAGTCGTTACGGCAGCGCTCAACCCGATCGATACGTACATTCGCAACGGTGCCAACTATTGGGAACTGCCCAAGCCGTTTGTCACCGGTAGTGACTTGGCCGGCACGATCGAAAAGGTAGGCCCCGGCGCAAGTCGCTACCAGGTTGGTCAGCACGTGTGGGGAACGAACCAGGGACTGGTCGGGCGCCAGGGAACGTTCGCCGAGTACGCCGTGGTGGACGAGCACTGGTTGTATGCCACGCCTGATAATGTTTCCGACGACGCAGCCGCCGCGTGCGCGCTGACCGGCGTGACGGCCCACTTGGGGCTGGGTGCCGACAACGCGGCACTGAAGACAGGCGAAACGATCTTCGTGCATGGCGGTTCTGGGGGCGTCGGTTCGATGGTCGTGCAGATGGCCAAAGCGATGGGAGCAACCGTTCTGGCGACCGCAGGCTCCGACGAGAAAGCGGAACTGTGCAAAGAACTGGGAGCCGACTACGTCTTCAACTACAAAACACAGAACGTCGCCGAGGAAGTCCTTAAGGTTTGTCCCGCCGGGGTGAATGTGATTTGGGAAACGATCCGCGAGCCGGACTTCGATTTTCTGGTCAGTATTGCCGCCGAGCGCTGCCGCATGGTGCTGATGGCCGGCCGCGATGCCCGGCCGGAGTTTCCCGTGGGGCCGTTCTATGTGAAAGGATGCAGCCTGCACGGGTTCGTGATGTTCAAAGTGAGCCCCGAGGAAATGGATGTGTGCGGCCAACAGATCAGCCGGTGGCTCTCGGAAGGGAAGCTGAAGCCGCAGATCGGGAAGATCTTTCCCCTGGCCGAAGCAGCGGCTGCCCACAAGCTGCAGGAAGACAACACATTGCGGCAAGCAGGCACCCTGGCAGGGAAAATCCTGATCAAGCCGTGA